In Aquila chrysaetos chrysaetos chromosome 10, bAquChr1.4, whole genome shotgun sequence, the following proteins share a genomic window:
- the P2RX5 gene encoding P2X purinoceptor 5 isoform X4, with the protein MGQVAWKGLFLSLFDYKTEKYVIAKNKKVGILYRVVQLSILAYLVGWVFVVKKGYQDTDTSLQSSVITKLKGVAFTNTSELGERLWDVADYVIPPQGENVFFVMTNLIVTPNQRQATCPESVSIPDALCYKDGDCLAGEAVVAGNGVKTGRCSKDRDSIRGTCEILAWCPVEKRSKPKKPLLASAENFTVYIKNSIRFPKFKFSKMNVLATDDESYLKTCRYSTEHPYCPIFLLGNIVRWAGSDFQEMALEGGVIGIQIEWNCDLDKAPSECNPHYSFSRLDNKFAEKSISSGYNFRFAKYYRDAEGVDYRTLIKAYGIRFDVMVNGKAGKFNIIPTIINIGSGLALMGAGAFFCDLVLLYLIKKSNFYRGKKYEEVKSSSRKSLSSPTLNGNQSPDQLGGL; encoded by the exons ATGGGGCAGGTGGCTTGGAAGGGTTTATTTCTATCGCTTTTTGattataaaacagagaaatacgTCATTGCCAAGAACAAGAAGGTGGGGATTCTCTATCGAGTGGTGCAGCTCTCCATCCTGGCTTACCTGGTGGG gtgGGTGTTTGTTGTCAAGAAAGGCTATCAGGACACAGACACATCCCTCCAGAGCTCTGTCATCACCAAGCTGAAAGGAGTAGCTTTCACCAACACCTCGGAGCTGggggagaggctgtgggatGTTGCAGACTACGTCATCCCTCCACAG GGTGAAAACGTCTTCTTTGTCATGACGAATCTGATTGTGACTCCAAACCAGAGGCAAGCCACATGTCCTGAG AGTGTCAGCATTCCCGATGCCCTGTGTTACAAGGACGGGGACTGCCTGGCAGGGGAAGCAGTGGTGGCTGGCAATG GGGTTAAGACTGGCCGTTGTTCGAAAGACAGGGACAGCATCAGAGGGACTTGTGAGATACTGGCCTGGTGCCCAGTGGAGAAAAGATCCAAGCCCAA GAAACCACTTCTCGCCAGTGCAGAAAACTTCACTGTTTACATCAAGAACTCGATCCGGTTCCCCAAGTTTAAGTTCTCCAA GATGAATGTGCTGGCAACCGACGATGAGTCCTACCTGAAGACCTGCCGCTACAGCACGGAGCATCCCTACTGCCCCATCTTCCTCCTGGGGAACATCGTCCGATGGGCTGGGAGCGACTTCCAGGAAATGGCCTTGGAG GGTGGTGTGATAGGAATTCAGATTGAATGGAACTGTGATCTTGATAAAGCCCCTTCTGAATGTAATCCTCACTATTCTTTTAGCCGGCTGGATAACAAGTTTGCAGAAAAGTCCATCTCTTCTGGGTACAACTTCAG GTTTGCCAAATATTACCGGGATGCTGAGGGGGTCGACTACCGGACGCTCATTAAAGCGTATGGAATCCGCTTTGATGTGATGGTGAATGGCAAG gcagGGAAATTTAACATCATTCCCACCATTATCAATATCGGTTCGGGGCTTGCTCTCATGGGAGCG ggAGCTTTCTTTTGTGACCTGGTGCTGCTGTATCTGATTAAAAAGAGTAACTTCTATCGAGGCAAAAAGTATGAGGAAGTAAA GTCCAGTTCCAGGAAATCGTTATCTAGCCCTACGCTGAATGGGAATCAGAGCCCTGACCAGCTCGGTGGGCTCTAG
- the P2RX5 gene encoding P2X purinoceptor 5 isoform X5, translating into MKVSLQHLQQARWVFVVKKGYQDTDTSLQSSVITKLKGVAFTNTSELGERLWDVADYVIPPQGENVFFVMTNLIVTPNQRQATCPEVGRTEPLGPQTPTKLGSVSIPDALCYKDGDCLAGEAVVAGNGVKTGRCSKDRDSIRGTCEILAWCPVEKRSKPKKPLLASAENFTVYIKNSIRFPKFKFSKMNVLATDDESYLKTCRYSTEHPYCPIFLLGNIVRWAGSDFQEMALEGGVIGIQIEWNCDLDKAPSECNPHYSFSRLDNKFAEKSISSGYNFRFAKYYRDAEGVDYRTLIKAYGIRFDVMVNGKAGKFNIIPTIINIGSGLALMGAGAFFCDLVLLYLIKKSNFYRGKKYEEVKSSSRKSLSSPTLNGNQSPDQLGGL; encoded by the exons gtgGGTGTTTGTTGTCAAGAAAGGCTATCAGGACACAGACACATCCCTCCAGAGCTCTGTCATCACCAAGCTGAAAGGAGTAGCTTTCACCAACACCTCGGAGCTGggggagaggctgtgggatGTTGCAGACTACGTCATCCCTCCACAG GGTGAAAACGTCTTCTTTGTCATGACGAATCTGATTGTGACTCCAAACCAGAGGCAAGCCACATGTCCTGAGGTAGGAAGAACTGAGCCCCTTGGCCCCCAGACCCCTACAAAACTGGGG AGTGTCAGCATTCCCGATGCCCTGTGTTACAAGGACGGGGACTGCCTGGCAGGGGAAGCAGTGGTGGCTGGCAATG GGGTTAAGACTGGCCGTTGTTCGAAAGACAGGGACAGCATCAGAGGGACTTGTGAGATACTGGCCTGGTGCCCAGTGGAGAAAAGATCCAAGCCCAA GAAACCACTTCTCGCCAGTGCAGAAAACTTCACTGTTTACATCAAGAACTCGATCCGGTTCCCCAAGTTTAAGTTCTCCAA GATGAATGTGCTGGCAACCGACGATGAGTCCTACCTGAAGACCTGCCGCTACAGCACGGAGCATCCCTACTGCCCCATCTTCCTCCTGGGGAACATCGTCCGATGGGCTGGGAGCGACTTCCAGGAAATGGCCTTGGAG GGTGGTGTGATAGGAATTCAGATTGAATGGAACTGTGATCTTGATAAAGCCCCTTCTGAATGTAATCCTCACTATTCTTTTAGCCGGCTGGATAACAAGTTTGCAGAAAAGTCCATCTCTTCTGGGTACAACTTCAG GTTTGCCAAATATTACCGGGATGCTGAGGGGGTCGACTACCGGACGCTCATTAAAGCGTATGGAATCCGCTTTGATGTGATGGTGAATGGCAAG gcagGGAAATTTAACATCATTCCCACCATTATCAATATCGGTTCGGGGCTTGCTCTCATGGGAGCG ggAGCTTTCTTTTGTGACCTGGTGCTGCTGTATCTGATTAAAAAGAGTAACTTCTATCGAGGCAAAAAGTATGAGGAAGTAAA GTCCAGTTCCAGGAAATCGTTATCTAGCCCTACGCTGAATGGGAATCAGAGCCCTGACCAGCTCGGTGGGCTCTAG
- the P2RX5 gene encoding P2X purinoceptor 5 isoform X2, whose amino-acid sequence MGQVAWKGLFLSLFDYKTEKYVIAKNKKVGILYRVVQLSILAYLVGWVFVVKKGYQDTDTSLQSSVITKLKGVAFTNTSELGERLWDVADYVIPPQGENVFFVMTNLIVTPNQRQATCPEVGRTEPLGPQTPTKLGSVSIPDALCYKDGDCLAGEAVVAGNGVKTGRCSKDRDSIRGTCEILAWCPVEKRSKPKKPLLASAENFTVYIKNSIRFPKFKFSKMNVLATDDESYLKTCRYSTEHPYCPIFLLGNIVRWAGSDFQEMALEGGVIGIQIEWNCDLDKAPSECNPHYSFSRLDNKFAEKSISSGYNFRFAKYYRDAEGVDYRTLIKAYGIRFDVMVNGKAGKFNIIPTIINIGSGLALMGAGAFFCDLVLLYLIKKSNFYRGKKYEEVKSSSRKSLSSPTLNGNQSPDQLGGL is encoded by the exons ATGGGGCAGGTGGCTTGGAAGGGTTTATTTCTATCGCTTTTTGattataaaacagagaaatacgTCATTGCCAAGAACAAGAAGGTGGGGATTCTCTATCGAGTGGTGCAGCTCTCCATCCTGGCTTACCTGGTGGG gtgGGTGTTTGTTGTCAAGAAAGGCTATCAGGACACAGACACATCCCTCCAGAGCTCTGTCATCACCAAGCTGAAAGGAGTAGCTTTCACCAACACCTCGGAGCTGggggagaggctgtgggatGTTGCAGACTACGTCATCCCTCCACAG GGTGAAAACGTCTTCTTTGTCATGACGAATCTGATTGTGACTCCAAACCAGAGGCAAGCCACATGTCCTGAGGTAGGAAGAACTGAGCCCCTTGGCCCCCAGACCCCTACAAAACTGGGG AGTGTCAGCATTCCCGATGCCCTGTGTTACAAGGACGGGGACTGCCTGGCAGGGGAAGCAGTGGTGGCTGGCAATG GGGTTAAGACTGGCCGTTGTTCGAAAGACAGGGACAGCATCAGAGGGACTTGTGAGATACTGGCCTGGTGCCCAGTGGAGAAAAGATCCAAGCCCAA GAAACCACTTCTCGCCAGTGCAGAAAACTTCACTGTTTACATCAAGAACTCGATCCGGTTCCCCAAGTTTAAGTTCTCCAA GATGAATGTGCTGGCAACCGACGATGAGTCCTACCTGAAGACCTGCCGCTACAGCACGGAGCATCCCTACTGCCCCATCTTCCTCCTGGGGAACATCGTCCGATGGGCTGGGAGCGACTTCCAGGAAATGGCCTTGGAG GGTGGTGTGATAGGAATTCAGATTGAATGGAACTGTGATCTTGATAAAGCCCCTTCTGAATGTAATCCTCACTATTCTTTTAGCCGGCTGGATAACAAGTTTGCAGAAAAGTCCATCTCTTCTGGGTACAACTTCAG GTTTGCCAAATATTACCGGGATGCTGAGGGGGTCGACTACCGGACGCTCATTAAAGCGTATGGAATCCGCTTTGATGTGATGGTGAATGGCAAG gcagGGAAATTTAACATCATTCCCACCATTATCAATATCGGTTCGGGGCTTGCTCTCATGGGAGCG ggAGCTTTCTTTTGTGACCTGGTGCTGCTGTATCTGATTAAAAAGAGTAACTTCTATCGAGGCAAAAAGTATGAGGAAGTAAA GTCCAGTTCCAGGAAATCGTTATCTAGCCCTACGCTGAATGGGAATCAGAGCCCTGACCAGCTCGGTGGGCTCTAG